The Arachis ipaensis cultivar K30076 chromosome B05, Araip1.1, whole genome shotgun sequence nucleotide sequence ATCTGCTAATTCAAAAGAACACATATCAAGGTTACAGAACTTCTTATTAAATTTCTCTGGCATTTACACTTAAAAGAAGATGATGCTTGGTTGCTTTGGATTTGATCTTGTTATTTAATTGCATATGGATAAACATATTATAATTGTAAAATAAGGTCCCTTGCAGATGATTAATTACTTCTAGAATTTCATAAGTAATGTGCTGGTATACTAAGAATTTAAATGGATAAAAAGAAGACCAAGTTGCAAGCAGTTGCTGCTATTTTCATGTAGCTGGGTATCCAATACTTTGATTCATCATTACTTTATTGAATTTTATGTTGTCTCTTATTTAAGCATGGCAATGATAAATTATATGATTTAATTGTCAGATGTTCCAATTGCAATTTGACATAGCTGATTAATCTTTATATTCTGATGATAACCACTGATTATGTTTGTGGTGATTTTGCTAATATGTTGAAAGTGCTGAAACATAATGTAATGTGATATACTTTTTAATGACAGCAGCAATATGCGTTTTGACAGTGGCAGGTTGGATACTCTCATACTAGAGTCCATTATCAAGTTAAAAGAGCCGAAAGGTTCTGACCGGGCTGCCATTGCTGCTTACATAGAGGTATAATTGTACTTCCATTTATCATTGTAGAATCTAACTTTTCAAGAAACATGTGGCTTCAAAATGTTAGTGCTTGTGAACTTGAACACCACAAAGTTAACCTAATTGCTGATTTAGTAGACCTTTCTTTTTCAGATTATTTTCTCATGAATTGGTTTACATCTAGAAGTATACCATATTTTATTCTCGTTTATTCCACTTCAATCAAATAATATCCCTTGAAATTTATTCATTTTATATCAAATGATATATGATCAATATGTAATAGATATGTACGCGCATACCAATATGCTTTGGTGATGATTTTCTAAAATTCCATGTTTGGTGATGTTTCTCTGATAGTTCCATAATATATTGTTATTAATTACCTGCAGCTCCTAAATTCCTGTCTGCTGAGTTTCTCCCAACCTTTTTCTTTTCCATTAAAACATTTGATTGCTAAGCCTTAACGAGCTGTTAATTTGGTAATCTATAACCTTTATGGTTCCCAAAGTTTAGTTAACTAATCATAATATACTATCTATTGTTTTTTCTTGTCTGTACCATTTCATTCAAAAGTAATTCTGGAAAATTTCGCATCTTAGGATCAATACTCATGTCCTCCGAACCTCAGAAAGTTACTGTCAGCAAAACTGAAGCATATGGTAGCAAGTGGAAAGTTAATGAAGGTAACTTCACTCTTAGTTCATGTAGTAGCTAGGTGCATTCAGCTTGGCATTGGAACAAAGGTGGCCAAGAAGCAGCATCCCTGCTTGTGCAGACCTTTGTAATAACAAATAAGGCAGTATTAATCTGGATGATTCTTGGATCATTTATTTGACCATGTTATGCTAATAACATGTTtttttgttaatgcaattaataactaagaataatTTGCACAGAGAAATTAATTCATTATATGTACAGATGCAAGCAGAGACATATTCTCTTGTGACAGTTGAGCTACATAGTGAAAATTCTATTTCAGTTCATATTTCTTGTCTAATAAACCAATATTTTGTAAGATGAATAATGGGCATGTAATTAAATCTAATACTTGATCAGTTGGAATAGACTACCTTGGACATCCTTTGTTAAAGTATCTATTAAAGCTCAAAGGAAAATTTTACTTTATAGATCAGAGCCTATGTTGTATGAGACTGAATGTTGGACAGTAAAAACTAACCAGACAATATGATTAATATTGTTGAGATGAGAATATTACAATAAATGAGTGATCAACAAAATAAGATATAATTAGAAATGAATACAGTAGAAAGTTGAAGTTGCACTTATTGTTGGTTTAGTCATGTGATGAGAAGACCTGTCCAAGCTCCAATTAGGATACTAGATCTAATGGAAGGTAAGTCAGTAGGTAGGGTAATGGAAGATGAAGAAAATTCATTGATGAAACTATTAAATTGTACTTAAATTTTAATGTCTTTATAGATATGATTGATGGTAGGATGCAATGGGATTTTGATCCATGTAGCCAACCCCACTTTGTGGGAAAAGAATTGTTGTATCAGATCCTGAATATAGTATGATCACAGGTAAAGCATAAGTACAGAATTACAGGAAATTCAACAATCTCTGAGAAGAGAAGAGGCTCTTCCTTGTTACTTTTGGAAGGAAGGCCAAAAGATTCCCCCAAATCAGAGAAGACTGATGTCAGCCTCCTTTCAAAATCCCAAATTGATGCAGAGCTATCAAAAATGAAAGGTGTGACAGCTCAAGAGGCAGCGGCTGCAGCTGCAAAAGCAGTTGCAGAAGCTGAAGTTGCCATTGCTGAGGCTGAGGCAGCAGCTAGGGAGGCAGAAGCTGCAGAAGCGGAAGCAGAGGCTGCACGGGTATTTGCAAAAGCAGCAATGAAAGCACTAAAATGCAAAGCGCTTCATATCTGGTATCTCTCTTTCCAATAATTGATGTCAGCAACTGTGATGTTTGTTGATTACTTTGTTGGACTATAAGCAAATCTCTAGTCTGCTGCTTTTTTTCCGCAGAAAAACATGGGTCTAAGTCTTTGataaaattcttttcaactctgtAATGAAACTCGACACACCCTCACTTGTCTCATTGATATACTCAACACTGTTCACCGTGTAACTGCATGCCAAACCCATTCTCTTGTAAAAAAAGACACAAGTTTTGCTGATTAATGCTACTGAAGGGTTGTCACAAGATCAAATTAGTTGCATGTTGTTCTGATGCCTCCATTAAATTGGCTTGTGTTAGTCTTTTTAGCTAACCAGATTTTATATTTGCCAATGTATGCAGATGGTGATAACTCCGACATGGTTGAAATGAGCAGTATATTGGCTTGAAATCATGGTTACAGCTTCCTGCATGTATCTAATTCCTCCTGTACACAAGTTTAttgtttattataattattattttcccTGGATAATGATTAATGAGGGTAGGTACAGAGGGAGGAATGCGATAAAATGGTAGTTATTGAGTGTGTGTAAGGCCATGATTGACATCTTCATATGGTAAATGAAAGAATACATGTTTTACAGTTTTACTAGTATAATTCCAGTGACATACTTACGCGGATCCTTGTTGTAAGTTGTTGCTACATTTGATTATTATGTTCACATATTTTTTAGGTTAGTCAAAATTATACATCAGTTAATGATGATGTTGAGAGAGCTTCTTTTTTTGGAAGTAGATAATGCGAATGCAACTTGCTGGTTAGATCGGTGGGCATGGTGCACCATTTCAGCCAGCTATATATGTAAGTCTGAAAAAAGATCTTCTAAAGTGACAAAATTataaagagataaaataaaatgttaaccactattaaatttataattttattatgtgtgattttattattttaattcaagagataaaattattatttttttattttactaatttttttacttTAGAGAATTttgataaacaagaaaaagtTATTGAAAATATgtaaaaagaaaattatttaaatgataatataattaaaattaaataaatgagTATATGACATATTATAACGCAAAACGTAtcgaataaaacaaaataatgatGTATACTTTCTGTAATATTGATAAATTAGTTACATTATATGTAGATTATCATATACATATATACGTTATGATGGGTGAACAAGTCAttgacaaaaataaaagaattgacttttgaaattttattaataaatcaTTTTAAAGTAAAATATGATCatcaaatatgaaaaaaaatgtaCATAGTTAATGGAGGTGTGTTGCCATTAGAGCATTGGAAGTATGTACTAGTGTTGAATGATGACGGTCAAAAATTATGTTTTGAAGAGAATATACAAGTATATATCTTGAGGAAAAATTAAGATTAAATGAAGATGACAAAGAGCTATAGTTCAAATaatcaaatgacatagtctctccatcCTCACTTAGAAGTTTTGGATTCGAGTCTCATTTctaactttagaaaaaaaaaatgatgataatcaaagattaggatttatatttcacagagaataaataaaatatatatgtgAAGAAAAAATAGGATTTGGAGTCAAAATAATATACATTTTTCTCCATAGCTTTAAAGCTATACATTCTAAAACGCCTAGCTTTTATTAACGTCTGAAAATATGCGAGCAATCAATTTTCAATAAGAAAcaagagagaaaaaaataacaaataatcaCATTTCCTttccttttgttttttctttttttttttttttttttggtaaaccaAACAAACTCAAACACTAACTTTCCAGTAAATGTTCCAACTAGAATCGTAGGAATAAGCCAAAATGACAGCAGAGTGTATGCGTGTTTAACGAACTCAGGAATTAACAGGACTCCGCGTTGCTACAATACTAATTAGAAAGAATCTGATCTAATTTACAAATTCAAATGCATTGATTTCACTCGGAAAAGCAGTTCTGTGAACTTAGTGATACAGCTACATCAACAATGACATGATTTACTCATAAAGTAACCCTTGAAATGTATATCAACCAGGTTGAATTCCCTATAGGACAAGAATATTACATTACAAAGCAACTGAGACCAAAAAAGGGGAGAATAAATTAATCAGCAACCAAGTTAGACATGAGATGCATCCAGTGAACCGGAGAGCGTCACCACCGAGAAATTACATTAGAATTCAAAAGGTTCTCAGCTCTTTGACTTGGAATGCTTCACAAGCCAATCAATAACAGAATCAATGTTCGTCGAGTTTTTGCATGAGATCATGAAGCAGCAAACTTCTCTGTCAGTAATCGACTTCAGATCCCTGCATACCAGAGAACACTTTTCAGCACCAAACTAATATATAAAGGCAAAAGAATGTAAAATTGAAGAACATCTAATACTCAAGTAATTTAACTATGTAAACACCCCGGGATTTGTTTACAAATTACACCGTTACTACCCTCAAAATAAACAGAGTAAAAGAGACATATAACTTACATCTGATCAGTCAAAGCTTGCTTAGACAGAGCCCCTGCTTTGTCGATCTTATTCCCCAACACCAACAGAGGGATGCCATTCAATGATGGCTTACTCAGCAAATCATGAAGTTCGCTTCTTGATATGCTAAGGTTATCTGGATCAGCAGCATCAACAACATAACTGCAGGAAAAATCAGATTATTGGAGCTAAGTTTACAAAGTCAACTAATGATTGCAATTCTAGAGCTAGATGTAATTGTAAAGTAGCAAAAACCTTCAATTCGGAGAAATTTGAATAGCAAGATCCAATTACACTAGTAACTAAGAGGTCTCAGCAACATCACAATTTTAATATATACAATTAAAGTTATATTGAACTATAACCAAGTTTTAACATTTCTAGGACATGGAAACACACAACATATGTGTTGCAGGGTAATCAAGTTTGCAGGAGATTTCAAGAGAGAATATCCAGAGTTTTCTTTCCTTTACACAAGTACACAGTTCCTTTTTGTATGAACTCCAGCATATTTAATAATCATTAGCATTATTAACTAGAAACCATTATCTACGACATAATGATTGCACTACTAACAAATTCAACTTGTAGAGAAATTTTGCTGTGTTTTTCAGGAACAGGCaacaatctttttcaactaatacACCAGGGAAATACTCTTTAAACAGGTATCTAAATGGattatggttttgtatgattAAAAATAAGCTTGTTTAGTTAActgtagaaaaaaaaaacttatttaccGGCTATTATTAAACAGGACTAATCCGGTGGTAACCGAACTTCTACAATAAAAACAAACACCATGCAATTTGTTGAGCAGAAACATTGGGCCTTTGATTTGACCTCAGCTCTAACACGACATCCAAAATATATTATGGGCTATAAAATGTGCATCAGTGTATGAATTCATTATGCACCAATCAAGTGTGTGCGTGGGACAGAAACTGAACACACACAGAAACTGCATGACATACACACAGAATTTTTCATTGTTATAAGGTAGTAACTGGAAAGGAGTATGTTCCATACACAATAGCAGAAACTGCACGACAGTAACGTTCCCACATGCTGCGGAACCTAGGTTGCCCTCCAAGATCCCATAGCTTTATTGTAACATTGCCTTTTGTTACCTTCCTCATATTGAATCCCACCTGCAATCAGATAAGAACAGAATGATTGGAATATTATTCAGCTTAATAGAAAGAAAACTTGATAAAAAGCCAGTAAGTAGAGGAGAAATTAACAATTAAAAGCATTTGATGAACAGAACTTACAGTGGGAATCATGTCCTCACTATATCCGCCAGTCTAGAAACAATGTAGAGAAAATTTCTGTAAGTCAATTTGCTGCAATTGAACGATAAATTGCCAACTGCCAAAAGATTGTTCACATGATTAATATACTTACAGCAACAACATTTACAAGGGAAGTCTTTCCAGCATTCTGGAGTCCTATCAGAGATAGCTCCATTTCCTGCTTGAAGAATAGGCTGCAATCATATTCATAATAACATAGTAAGCTCAAGCATTTCAGATAAAGTGATCCACTATCAGAGTTCAAATTAGATGATGCATCATATTAAAATATGAATCAACTTAAACAGGTTTATTGAAAACAAAAGACATTGCAACAATAACATGCGAATAAATTGACTCTTTAAAACTAATCTCGATAACTAAGTTGAATTGAACACTTTCTAACAAAAGaagtaaataataaataatataaatgcaCGGAGAGCACGGCAATCCAATTGTTCAACAATCAAGAATTTCCTGGTCGCATTACCGATATAGAATTCCTCAAAGCAATTTCATGTAACCTAACTGCTcctaatgaaaaagaaaaagagaagttaTGGAACCAACCTGCGTAGCCAATTGAGAAAAGCTTCCCACAGCCCCATTGCTATGATTTCTGCTTCTCAATTCTGATCACAAAAGTAtacaaacaaaaatgaaaaaccaGATCTACGATTTCCCTCTCCAACacggagagagagaaagagaatatgcgagagagagagagagaggggaaaaGAATACAGGAAAAAATGACCTAGAGGCTTCGTATCCAAATTCACCTTTCTTTCACAGAAAACCTCTTCCCTTCTCTCTTCCCTCGCTCCCCACTGATTATCGCATTCATTCATATCATACCATACCATACCATACCATACACAACCAAAAAATAATTTTGGACTTTAGCTAAGATCCAACGGTTATGGACAATCTAATTAATCCGGTTCGTTGAATATGGCGGGTCCCATTATGGGAACGAAACTTCGCAATGGTGGCGAAGCAGGGGATCGGGGTCGCTCCTGAGCTTTATTTTTAGTCCTGTGGTGAGTTGCCACGGATGCCAAACTAAGGATGGACTGGAATAGGTGGAGTCCTTTCCCACTCTCTAATGTTGGCGCGTGAGAATACCGAACAGTTGGAAACTGCAGAATGAGATTTTGGTCTTGTGAGGGAGAGCGTGTTATACACTTGGCTGCTGTGAGGTGAAGACAGATGGCGCCAGCAGACAAGCAGATTTATGAATATCTTAAGTTATCATCACCAATCAAAGGAAAGCTAGTAGTGGTAGGCATGGCATGCCAATTGCCAACTGTAACTTATACACtggttaaatataaaaaatatatattttctcaattttttgtaCTTGTTATACGATGATTTATCTTTTGAAAAATATCCTTACTAAATATTTATCATTATGGAAATTCATTGATTTGTAATAATATTCACCTATTCAACATATCGGATAGATGCGGTATTCCATTGACACTTGTTGAATTTAATATACTAGTCTTTTGCATGAttgtattttgataaaaataaaaaatatttttgtagatATATTTAAGTACACTTAAATATAAGGGTAATTTACGCATCTAAATTGTTTGATCCCCAATattacgcaaatacattgtttcagTTTTCaatacgcaaatgcattgtttcactattttatgtaaaccgctactggcagtagtgGTTTATAGGTGTGCATAAACCGCTATTACCTGACGCGGTTTATGTGTGAGTGTGTgtgtaaaccgctgctggcagcagcggtttatgtgcgtgtgtgtgtgagtgtaaaccgctactggcagtagcggtttacgtgtgtgtgtgcgtgtgtgtaaaCCGCTACCGCCaatagcggtttacgtgtgtggGGCTGAATGGGGCTGCCTATATAAACCATAGAGGGGCCAAATGTGGAGAAGTAGAGTGTTATTCACAAATGGAGGGGGAGGATAATTTTGTGGCTCTGGTTCACTGCTCTGGAAAAATTCAAAAGAGCAAAAGGCATGGTGTAAAATTCACAGATAGAGAACCGCTTAGTGTTTTTATCCGATCTTCGAATACGTTGGCGGAGATTAAGCAAAGCATATTACGGAAGCTCGGTGTGTGTGGGACGAAGtgggtaaaaaaattattttacaagaTTCTCATTGATGTTGTCTCAACTGGTGTGAGATATGAGACCTTCGTGATCGGGTCGGATGAAGACTTGCAGGTCTTGTTTCACTGCAGGCGTAGTTTTCCGGAGGTGAGGGTAACTGAGCTGTTTGCGAAGTTGGAAGATAGTGTGGATAGCTCAGGGGCATCGGCCCCTAATCCTCAGTCGACCCCAGCCGGTGGTACCTCAACATCGATGCCTGTGGTAGCAGTGGCAGTTCCGAACTCGGAGCCCGAACGTGCTGGGGCTGTTCATGCATATGTTGGTCCTGTTGTTCCTGATTTTGAATGCGATGCCGGACCGGATCGGGTTGAGAATGCACTGTTTGACGATGATTTGGATGAGGAGCCTGTCGATATTGGTGGGGACAGTGATGATGATATTCCAAGAGGCGGACGTTCAGCCCATGGATGTTCCGGTTCTGCAACACAGGAGTACCCTCCCCACCTCTCTTCTTTGAACTTGGAAGCCATCGGCCAACAGCAGAATGCTGATGCAACATTCGATGGGCAGGGGATGCATGATGGGACATCTATGTCTGAATTTCAGATTGGCCAATCCTTCCAGAGTAAAGAGGAAGCCGTGTTGAGTGTAAAAGATTACAGTATTCGGCGTGGAGTTGAGTACAAGGTTATGGAGTCCGACAACCTGAAATACCAAGGGAGATGCAAGGAGTTTGGTAACGGGTGCACGTGGTTGATTCGGATAGTCATGCGGAAAAGGAAGGGCACATGGGAGGTTAGGAGGTACAACGGTCCGCACACGTGTATGGCCACATCGATATCAAGCGACCACAAGCAGCTTGATTATCATGTTATCTGTGCGAGAATCTATCCATTGGTTCGAGGTGATGCGTCGGTGTCTATTAAGGTGTTGCAAGAGGCAACAGAGGCGACTTATGGATTCAGGCCTAGTTATCGGAAGGTgtggt carries:
- the LOC107642695 gene encoding telomere repeat-binding factor 2 isoform X2, translated to MGAPKQKWTAEEEAALKAGVVKHGAGKWRTILTDPEFSAILRMRSNVDLKDKWRNINVTAIWGSRQKAKLALKKNLPIPKIDCNHMAISTVVQRDEVADYKPLAISGGASQSANSKEHISSNMRFDSGRLDTLILESIIKLKEPKGSDRAAIAAYIEDQYSCPPNLRKLLSAKLKHMVASGKLMKVKHKYRITGNSTISEKRRGSSLLLLEGRPKDSPKSEKTDVSLLSKSQIDAELSKMKGVTAQEAAAAAAKAVAEAEVAIAEAEAAAREAEAAEAEAEAARVFAKAAMKALKCKALHI
- the LOC107642695 gene encoding telomere repeat-binding factor 2 isoform X3 — protein: MGAPKQKWTAEEEAALKAGVVKHGAGKWRTILTDPEFSAILRMRSNVDLKDKWRNINVTAIWGSRQKAKLALKKNLPIPKIDCNHMAISTVVQRDEVADYKPLAISGGASQSANSKEHISSGRLDTLILESIIKLKEPKGSDRAAIAAYIEDQYSCPPNLRKLLSAKLKHMVASGKLMKVKHKYRITGNSTISEKRRGSSLLLLEGRPKDSPKSEKTDVSLLSKSQIDAELSKMKGVTAQEAAAAAAKAVAEAEVAIAEAEAAAREAEAAEAEAEAARVFAKAAMKALKCKALHI
- the LOC107642695 gene encoding telomere repeat-binding factor 2 isoform X1, which produces MGAPKQKWTAEEEAALKAGVVKHGAGKWRTILTDPEFSAILRMRSNVDLKDKWRNINVTAIWGSRQKAKLALKKNLPIPKIDCNHMAISTVVQRDEVADYKPLAISGGASQSANSKEHISSSNMRFDSGRLDTLILESIIKLKEPKGSDRAAIAAYIEDQYSCPPNLRKLLSAKLKHMVASGKLMKVKHKYRITGNSTISEKRRGSSLLLLEGRPKDSPKSEKTDVSLLSKSQIDAELSKMKGVTAQEAAAAAAKAVAEAEVAIAEAEAAAREAEAAEAEAEAARVFAKAAMKALKCKALHI
- the LOC107642697 gene encoding ADP-ribosylation factor-like protein 8a: MGLWEAFLNWLRSLFFKQEMELSLIGLQNAGKTSLVNVVATGGYSEDMIPTVGFNMRKVTKGNVTIKLWDLGGQPRFRSMWERYCRAVSAIVYVVDAADPDNLSISRSELHDLLSKPSLNGIPLLVLGNKIDKAGALSKQALTDQMDLKSITDREVCCFMISCKNSTNIDSVIDWLVKHSKSKS
- the LOC107640035 gene encoding uncharacterized protein LOC107640035, which encodes MEGEDNFVALVHCSGKIQKSKRHGVKFTDREPLSVFIRSSNTLAEIKQSILRKLGVCGTKWVKKLFYKILIDVVSTGVRYETFVIGSDEDLQVLFHCRRSFPEVRVTELFAKLEDSVDSSGASAPNPQSTPAGGTSTSMPVVAVAVPNSEPERAGAVHAYVGPVVPDFECDAGPDRVENALFDDDLDEEPVDIGGDSDDDIPRGGRSAHGCSGSATQEYPPHLSSLNLEAIGQQQNADATFDGQGMHDGTSMSEFQIGQSFQSKEEAVLSVKDYSIRRGVEYKVMESDNLKYQGRCKEFGNGCTWLIRIVMRKRKGTWEVRRYNGPHTCMATSISSDHKQLDYHVICARIYPLVRGDASVSIKVLQEATEATYGFRPSYRKWILGVTCTMQGSIALLKTSPVRVGDQVDEDRVFFHRMFWMFPPCIEAFRHCKPLVSIDGTHLYGKYGGTLLLAIAQDGNSNILPVAFALVEGENAESWSYFLSNLRRHVTPQQGILVISDRHNGIKAALESPDSGWQPPCLSGILYSACCCKFCPHFQGAGCAEVVGKCRVCEDGSRI